The genomic DNA TTTTTAGCGGGAACAAATGGCAATGATTTTCAACACAATCAGATAGTCTATATTCTCAATAATAAAGAACAAATGCCAAACCCTCGTGGAATATGGATAAATCAGCATAATTTAATTTCTGCTTGTATCTACTTTGCCGTCCGCAAGGCAATTTCCGCCGACTGGCTAAACGACCGCGACCAATTTCTTTATCCCAATGATGGCTGGGAAAAAGATAAAGAATTTCAAAATGACTGTTTGGCTTATACACTCTTTAATAACAATATTTCTTGTAAACACGGCATAAACCACTGGCTCCCGTTTATAGAATGGGATGTGGGTGCTAGCGATAAATTTGACAGCAGTTTTATGACGGATTTCATTGCGGGGAAAATAGATTTGATTGTTGCAGAACCCAGTTTATTTTACAACTGCGGTGCTGGCGGAGGTGGCACGGGAGGAATAGCACCTAGAAAGAAAGCAAAACTTAAATTTTCGGAAACTGCCAAGAATGTTTTCAAAGCGGGAAGAGAATTATGGAAATACTACCACTTGCAACCAAAATGCAATGTGAACGCAAGCCTTTACGATATTCGTGAGCATTTCCAGGGCAGGAACGCCCAAGGTAAAATGAACAACAAAAGCGATGACGAGAAGTATAACGAGTTAATTGGCAATTTACGGATGGAGTTGAAAAATTTGGCTGGCAAAATTGAACCGAAAATTTATGAATACGGCTTTTTGATGAGGTGAGAGAGTATAACGTCAAATTTTCAAACGTTATCAAGCGGCGAACAACGATCTTTCATAACATAACACCCGGCATTCCAATGCCAAACTATTAGCGGAAAGATTAGATTTTGCTTGATTGTCAACATCAATTAAATCCTAGTTATTTCTTTCTGCAATTCTTTATCGCTCATGATAAGCATCCTTTTTGAAATATGTTTTGTTTCAACAATCAAAAATATACTATTCTCTACACCAACGTTGGTAAGTTTAAAATAAATATTGAAAATTTTGGCAAGATAAAACAACGATTAATAATTTCCTATTCTAAAATGTATTCTTCCCAGCGATGAAAATTCTTTATAATGTCTTGCCCATTCAAGAGAAAACGACAATTTACCGACAGGTATAGTAATTCCCGCCCCGTAGCCGAAAATTTGAGAAATCCCAAAAAAATCGTATTCTTTATCCATAGCCGCGCCATAATCAAAAAGTAAATAAACAGCCCCCGACTCACTGATATAATATCGAAAATCGTTTCCCAAAATACCGAAAGAAAGGCACGGAAAAATCGATTCCTGATAACCGCGAACCGATTTTGCGCCGCCGATTCTGAAAATTTGCGTCCGATGAAGATTTTGCGGCGTTTCAAACGCAATCATTCCTACGCTCGGCTTTGTTAAAAATGCAAGTCGAGAATTACCAACAGGAATGTGAATTGCGAATTGCGCGGAAATTTCGCCTTTTGGCATCCAATTTTTTTTATCTGAAATAACGCCGCTTTTTGCCGAAAATTCCGTTTGTGCGGCAAAATTCGAGCGAGTAAATTTTTTTGCGCCGTTATCTATCAAAAAATTTATTCCCGTGTATCTTGAAAGGGTATCTCCAATCGTCAACTCGCTATAATTCATCATTATTTTCATCGAAAATTTTTCACCGAAAAACTGCGTTCCCGCCGAAAGCGAAACGCTGCCGTATAACGAATCGGAAACTTCTATCTCCGCAGAAAACAACGCTCCTACGGATGTTCGCAAAATATACGGAATCTCAAAATCCCCGTTCAATTTATAAAATAATTCTTCTGCAAAATACGAAAAATTTACAATCTCCCCCGCCCCAAAAACGTTTACTATTCCCAAACTTGCGTTTCCGGTAACCGTATTTTTAGGATAAGTCGCAAAGCCGAGGCCTCCGTCAAAAAACACCGAATTCACGGGTTCGATTTTTATAGGGATTTCGATAGAAGAATCGTTTATTTCAGGAAAAAAAATAGAAACGGAATTTATATATTTTTTGCTTTGAAGAATATTTTTCACTTTTTCAAAATCATAATAATCATAATAACTTTTTAATATATTTTCTATCGGTTTTTCGGCAAGATAATATTTAAGTTTTCCGTTTATTATGAATTTAACGTCGGAAGTTTTTACAAAAGTTCCTTTATCGATAAACAAATCAACCGTTATAGAATCGTTTTTTTCAGTGATTTTCGGCGAGATTTTTACAAACGGGTGACCGTTACTTGCTAAAAACGAGACTATCCCTTTAACCGTTCGGCTAATAAATTCCGGACTATATTCAACATTCGGATATTCTCGGGTTTCATATTCTTCTTCGCGGTAAACTATTTCGGTAATCACAGACCCAAAAGTCCTATAAACAAAAAAACAGCAGAACAAAAACAATCTGCCGTTTAAAAAAAAACTGAACTTTTGGGACATTTTTTTACAAATTGCCTTTTTTCAACAATTCTTTACCTTCAATTGAATATTTAGTTGTTAGAACCGCTTCTAATCTTTCTGTGGGAATAATTTTTCCCGTAATCTGACAAATACCGTAAGATTTATCGGAAATTCTTTGCAGCGCGTCGTCAATCTGTTCAAGATATTTCGCCTGTCTTTCCGACAAACTCATGTTAAACTCTCTGTCATAAACGGTCGATGCCAAATCGCCCAAATGCATAGAGTAATGTACGTTTTCTCCAACCGAATCAAAAACCGCTTGTCCTATCGTTTGCTCAAGCATGTCCATGCGAGTTTCCAAAACTTTTTGTTTTTCTTCAAGCAATAATTTTTTAAATCTCAGCAATTCATCGTCCGATAATCTTTCATTCATCATTATAAAATCCTCCGCTTACAAAATTCTCAAAATTCAAGGTAAATATAATTTATTGTTGTCTAAAAAATCAATTTTCAAAAAATTTGCGGCTTTTTCTTTTGTGTAAAAAATTATTTTAACACTTTAATTTCGTAATAAATTATTTTTATAGTGAGAAGAGGAGATAATCTTTTGGATAAGAAGATGAGCGAAAACGTATTAAATTTCATTAATCGGAAGCAGAGTTCTATAGTATTTGCCGCTGTTTTGGCGGCAATCGTCATATTAGTTGTGTTGTCTTTTAATTATTTAAGTAAGCAAAAACATATTGAGGGACAAAAGGCGTTCGCCGAAGCCGTGATGTCGGTTTCCAACGGAAACGACGACGCTTTTGAGAAACTGAAAGCCGTTGCCGACGAATACAAAGGAACTTCATATTCCTGCTATTCGCTCGCACTTGCGGGAAAGACGCTTTTGGACAAGAAAGAATACAGAGAAGCGGCGATAGTTTTCGACGAAGCGTTAAAGGCAAAACAAACGACCCCTTTCTTTGTCGTACAACTCTATGATTCCAAAGCGACCGCATTAGAGTATGACGGCGCGTTGGACGATGCGTTAGCGGCATATAAAAAAGCCCTTTCCGTTCCGAATAACTATTTTAGAAGAAACGAGATTCTTTTGAAATCTGCGCTCCTCAACCTCAGAATGAATCAAAATAACGAAGCGATAAAATTGTTCAAAGAAATAATCGCCGATACCGGCGCAGAAGAAAAGCATTTACGAATCGCAAAAAACGAACTTGAAGCGCTTGAGGCGTTAAACCAATAGATCGGATACCTAAAAAGAAAGAGTTGTTTTATGGAACTTAATAAAGAAATTATAAAACTATTTAATATTGCGGTAAAAGACGAATTTACAGATTTACTTTCCGGCATTTCGGATTTTTTAGGCGCGTCAACGGAAAAACCCTGTGGCGTCGAACTTGCCGCGCTTTGGAATATGCCTTGTCGAGAACCGCTTTATTTAAACGTTAAACCTAATGAAAAACCGATTTCTATCAATTTTAACCCGGA from Chitinispirillales bacterium includes the following:
- a CDS encoding tetratricopeptide repeat protein, which encodes MDKKMSENVLNFINRKQSSIVFAAVLAAIVILVVLSFNYLSKQKHIEGQKAFAEAVMSVSNGNDDAFEKLKAVADEYKGTSYSCYSLALAGKTLLDKKEYREAAIVFDEALKAKQTTPFFVVQLYDSKATALEYDGALDDALAAYKKALSVPNNYFRRNEILLKSALLNLRMNQNNEAIKLFKEIIADTGAEEKHLRIAKNELEALEALNQ